Proteins encoded in a region of the Magallana gigas chromosome 8, xbMagGiga1.1, whole genome shotgun sequence genome:
- the LOC105319931 gene encoding glycoprotein 3-alpha-L-fucosyltransferase A produces the protein MERLYRYFLFVVIVFIIASCVINFSSIFRCTSLQMRELSKAVPCVPVKSRGSARDVVKVLRKETSPNLTSVWDATSGEDRIYQQITYRPEVDLSRNRIILISGSGDFDIPRGQEKFIQDQCPIKNCEIHRDDSKSLKADARLFNIQISYSELALFKRNPGEIWILYILEGPLATIDYTLLGEVFNWTATYRHDSTIVAPYEKWHAFQEEKKNQTLSVKNYASGKKKLAAIFVSNCETSNNRMGYVRELQKYMTVDVYGACGHHQCDRSSELECFEMLKKDYKFYLAFENSNCRDYITEKFFRNALMNDVVPVAMGAHPDDYARSAPPNSFIHVEDFESPQHLARYLKVLDKNDELYNDYFRWKGTGDFIDTKFWCRLCAMLNDLNKPELIIRDIAAWWRQPEVCIRGDQRWRR, from the exons ATGGAAAGACTTTATCGATATTTTCTGTTTGTtgtcattgtatttataatagCCAGTTGTGTCATAAATTTTTCTTCGATATTTCGGTGCACTTCACTTCAAATGAGGGAGCTGTCTAAAGCCGTTCCGTGTGTTCCCGTGAAATCTCGCGGAAGTGCACGAGACGTGGTCAAAGTGCTCCGCAAGGAGACGTCACCAAACTTGACTTCTGTGTGGGACGCCACATCAGGTGAAGATCGAATTTATCAGCAGATTACTTACAGACCGGAAGTCGACTTGTCTCGTAATAGGATTATTTTGATATCTGGAAGCGGAGATTTTGACATTCCAAGAGGGCAAGAGAAATTTATCCAAGACCAATGTCCgattaaaaattgtgaaatacatCGCGACGATTCAAAGTCATTGAAAGCCGATGCAAGGCTTTTCAATATTCAAATAAGTTACAGTGAATTAGCTTTGTTCAAAAGAAACCCAGGTGAAATTTGGATCCTCTATATTTTGGAAGGACCATTGGCTACGATTGATTACACTTTGTTGGGTGAGGTCTTCAACTGGACTGCGACTTATCGCCATGATTCTACGATCGTAGCACCGTATGAAAAATGGCATGCATTTCAAGAGGAAAAAAAGAACCAAACTTTGTCCGTGAAAAACTATGCGTCGGGAAAGAAGAAACTGGCCGCTATATTTGTCTCCAACTGTGAGACCAGTAACAATAGAATGGGGTATGTTCGCGAGTTACAAAAATACATGACGGTCGATGTGTATGGCGCCTGTGGACACCATCAGTGCGATAGGTCTTCGGAGCTGGAGTGTTTCGAGATGCTGAAGAAGGACTATAAGTTTTATCTAGcttttgaaaattcaaactgTAGAGACTACATCACGGAGAAGTTTTTCAGAAACGCACTAAT GAATGACGTAGTTCCGGTGGCGATGGGTGCACACCCAGACGACTATGCAAGATCCGCCCCGCCAAACTCATTCATACACGTTGAAGATTTTGAATCTCCTCAGCATTTAGCGCGTTATCTAAAAGTTTTAGACAAAAATGATGAACTTTATAACGATTACTTTAGATGGAAGGGAACTGGAGATTTCATAGACACGAAATTTTGGTGCAGATTATGTGCAATGTTGAATGACCTCAATAAGCCAGAGCTCATTATCCGCGATATTGCAGCATGGTGGAGACAACCGGAAGTTTGTATACGAGGAGACCAAAGATGGCGGAGGTGA